The Aequorivita sublithincola DSM 14238 genome window below encodes:
- a CDS encoding cytochrome C oxidase subunit IV family protein, with protein MAHDQAHKLAIFRGTLKFKSNITKIWGVFVVLSIVTIIEVALGIMRPDFLVEHHFLALKLLNWIFIILTIFKAYYITWDFMHMRDETTGLRRAAVWTAVFLIAYLVVLILIEGDYIYEVYKSGFIKFNF; from the coding sequence ATGGCACACGATCAAGCACATAAATTAGCAATCTTTAGAGGAACTCTAAAGTTTAAATCCAACATAACTAAAATTTGGGGAGTATTTGTTGTACTTTCTATCGTTACTATTATAGAAGTGGCGCTGGGTATTATGAGACCAGACTTTCTGGTAGAGCATCACTTTTTGGCACTAAAACTTCTTAACTGGATATTTATTATTCTTACAATTTTTAAGGCCTACTATATTACTTGGGACTTTATGCACATGCGCGACGAAACCACAGGTTTGCGAAGAGCAGCAGTTTGGACCGCAGTTTTTCTAATTGCCTATTTGGTAGTACTTATACTTATTGAAGGCGATTATATATATGAAGTTTATAAATCTGGATTTATAAAGTTTAACTTTTAA
- a CDS encoding cytochrome c oxidase subunit 3, with protein sequence MEATVVKTGTEGKTWGGGTDPLKASYGKMMMWFFIVSDSLTFAGFLAAYGFSRFKFIDAWPIADEVFTHFPFLHGVEAPMYYVAFMTFILIFSSVTMVLAVDAGHKMQQKKVIFYLFLTIIGGLIFVSSQAWEWKTFIKGEYGAVETHGGQIIQFLNKEGERVAIGDFAAASTGERTLQTKENGIWYKKDTEYQPSVSFEQVKAGFLANDNLLVRLPNKDENGHHIVLSREESIAKVVNDGNMIVEGANLRHNEYGHPLFADFFFFITGFHGFHVSIGILLNCIIFFNVIIGTYERRGHYEMVEKVGLYWHFVDLVWVFVFTFFYLV encoded by the coding sequence ATGGAAGCTACTGTTGTAAAAACAGGTACCGAAGGAAAAACCTGGGGCGGCGGAACCGATCCGCTTAAAGCAAGTTATGGCAAAATGATGATGTGGTTTTTCATCGTTTCCGATTCATTAACTTTTGCTGGTTTTCTAGCCGCATACGGATTTTCAAGATTCAAATTTATTGATGCTTGGCCAATTGCGGATGAAGTTTTTACCCACTTCCCATTTCTTCACGGAGTAGAGGCGCCCATGTATTATGTGGCCTTTATGACGTTTATTCTGATTTTTTCATCTGTAACTATGGTTTTGGCTGTAGATGCGGGTCATAAAATGCAGCAGAAAAAAGTGATCTTTTATCTTTTCCTAACCATTATTGGGGGTCTTATCTTCGTAAGCTCTCAGGCTTGGGAGTGGAAAACCTTTATTAAAGGTGAATACGGCGCAGTTGAAACTCACGGTGGGCAGATTATTCAGTTTCTAAATAAAGAAGGCGAAAGAGTTGCTATTGGCGACTTTGCAGCTGCTAGTACTGGAGAAAGAACCTTACAAACCAAAGAAAACGGAATTTGGTATAAAAAAGACACAGAATACCAACCTAGCGTTTCTTTTGAACAAGTAAAAGCAGGTTTCCTTGCCAATGATAATCTTTTGGTAAGACTCCCAAACAAAGACGAAAACGGACATCATATAGTTTTATCAAGAGAAGAATCTATTGCCAAAGTGGTAAATGACGGTAATATGATTGTGGAAGGCGCAAACCTTCGTCACAATGAATATGGTCATCCATTGTTTGCAGACTTTTTCTTCTTTATTACAGGATTCCACGGATTTCACGTTTCAATCGGGATTTTGTTGAACTGTATTATCTTTTTCAACGTAATTATTGGTACATATGAACGTCGCGGCCATTATGAAATGGTTGAGAAGGTTGGACTATACTGGCACTTTGTGGATTTAGTATGGGTATTTGTATTTACATTCTTTTATCTTGTATAG
- a CDS encoding cytochrome c oxidase subunit 3, which produces MDLTKGTEEAKIKRAKKNMLLFGLISLTMSFAGLTSAYVVSKERPDWISNFEIPQAFYISLALIVVSSFTIHFALRAIRKMQRSLGMILLITTFSLGILFVIFQFVGFSEIIKSGYNFTGPTSSITTSFIYLVVLLHVAHVFAGLVTLLIVIYNHYKLKYENGKTLGVELAATFWHFVDVVWIYLFLFLYFVK; this is translated from the coding sequence ATGGATTTAACTAAAGGAACCGAAGAGGCCAAAATAAAAAGAGCAAAGAAAAACATGCTTTTGTTTGGGCTTATTAGCTTAACTATGAGTTTTGCTGGGCTTACCAGCGCTTATGTAGTAAGCAAGGAAAGACCAGATTGGATTTCTAATTTTGAAATACCACAAGCATTCTATATTAGTCTTGCTTTAATTGTTGTAAGTAGTTTTACCATTCATTTTGCTCTTAGAGCAATTAGAAAAATGCAGCGCAGCTTGGGAATGATTCTTCTGATAACAACTTTTTCACTCGGTATTTTATTTGTAATATTTCAATTTGTTGGTTTTTCAGAAATCATTAAAAGTGGTTATAATTTTACAGGACCAACAAGTAGTATTACCACCTCTTTTATTTATTTGGTTGTTTTACTTCACGTAGCACACGTATTTGCGGGCTTAGTAACCCTTTTAATAGTAATTTATAATCATTATAAACTAAAATATGAAAACGGTAAAACCCTTGGCGTTGAACTAGCTGCAACATTTTGGCATTTTGTGGATGTAGTGTGGATTTACCTGTTTTTGTTTTTATATTTCGTTAAATAA
- the cyoE gene encoding heme o synthase translates to MSLSVTKSQSISQSLVRNFTEITKLRLSVSVVFSSVAGYLLGADSIDFYILFLLCVGGYCMVGASNVFNQIIERDLDALMDRTKNRPLPAGQMTVQTAFILASILTIVGVVVLYSINPITAMFGAISIFMYVSLYTPLKTKTPLSVFVGAFPGAIPFMLGWVAATGKFGIEPGTLFMIQFFWQFPHFWAIGWFLFEDYKKGGFFMLPNGKRDKGTAFQVIFYTVWTVLVSLIPVLGITGKLFLTPVSGILIGLLGIGLIYYAIRLYKEKTSKAAKQLMLASVSYITLLQIIYVVDKFVR, encoded by the coding sequence ATGAGCTTGTCCGTTACCAAATCACAATCAATAAGTCAATCCCTTGTAAGGAATTTCACCGAAATCACAAAACTTCGACTTTCCGTCAGTGTTGTGTTTTCATCTGTTGCGGGATATTTATTAGGTGCAGACTCCATAGATTTCTATATTCTTTTTTTGTTGTGTGTTGGTGGTTACTGTATGGTTGGCGCATCAAACGTATTTAACCAAATTATAGAGCGTGACCTTGACGCATTGATGGATCGAACTAAAAATCGGCCTCTCCCCGCAGGACAGATGACGGTTCAGACTGCTTTTATTCTTGCTAGTATTTTAACTATTGTGGGTGTTGTAGTTCTGTATTCCATCAACCCGATCACTGCGATGTTTGGAGCAATATCCATTTTTATGTACGTTAGCCTTTACACGCCTCTAAAAACCAAAACTCCACTTTCAGTTTTTGTGGGTGCTTTTCCAGGAGCCATTCCGTTTATGTTGGGTTGGGTAGCTGCCACAGGTAAATTTGGTATTGAACCAGGAACTTTATTTATGATTCAATTTTTCTGGCAATTCCCACATTTTTGGGCCATTGGCTGGTTTCTTTTTGAAGATTATAAGAAGGGTGGTTTCTTTATGCTCCCGAATGGAAAACGAGATAAAGGCACAGCATTTCAAGTGATTTTCTATACAGTTTGGACAGTTTTAGTTTCACTTATTCCAGTTTTAGGAATCACTGGAAAACTTTTCTTAACACCAGTTTCAGGAATTTTGATTGGTCTATTGGGTATTGGACTAATTTATTACGCAATTAGACTTTATAAGGAAAAAACATCAAAAGCTGCGAAACAGCTAATGCTTGCAAGCGTGAGTTATATTACATTATTGCAGATAATTTATGTGGTAGATAAATTTGTAAGGTGA
- a CDS encoding MBL fold metallo-hydrolase has translation MFSKIILNTTFLLFVLTAFAQTDSGEKVHTKLIKVKNNIYMLQGNGGNIGLSFGNDGVFMIDDQFADGIEQIQKDIKKVSDKPVRLLVNTHFHGDHTGGNAAMAATGTVIFSQENVRDRILGMVESEKTKISDKSLPIVTFSEDLTFHFNGEKIYVFHVHNAHTDGDAMVYFTKNNVLHTGDVFFNGKYPFIDVENGGSLKGCIEGLEKALLVINEDTKIIPGHGNMGTPKDISKTLDMINTIYKRVYKNYVNKKSEAEVSKMTDLTKEFDELGYGSGFINTEAFLKMIYGEVAKERGDIEANAEKNAKAREKVEKMMKEQEKKGKN, from the coding sequence ATGTTTTCCAAGATAATCCTAAATACGACCTTTCTATTATTCGTTTTAACAGCTTTTGCGCAAACCGATTCTGGAGAGAAGGTACACACAAAACTCATAAAAGTGAAAAACAACATCTATATGCTGCAAGGTAATGGCGGTAATATTGGGCTCAGCTTTGGCAATGACGGCGTTTTTATGATAGACGATCAATTTGCAGATGGGATTGAACAAATTCAAAAGGACATTAAAAAAGTGAGCGACAAACCTGTTCGACTTTTGGTGAACACGCATTTTCATGGAGATCATACTGGTGGAAACGCGGCAATGGCTGCAACAGGAACGGTTATTTTTTCACAGGAAAACGTTCGCGATCGCATTCTAGGAATGGTAGAAAGTGAAAAAACAAAAATATCAGACAAATCGCTTCCGATAGTTACTTTTTCGGAAGATCTTACGTTTCATTTCAACGGAGAGAAAATATATGTTTTCCACGTGCATAATGCCCATACAGATGGTGATGCAATGGTTTATTTTACCAAAAATAACGTTTTGCACACTGGCGACGTATTCTTCAACGGAAAATATCCCTTCATAGATGTTGAAAACGGTGGAAGTTTAAAAGGTTGTATTGAAGGACTTGAAAAAGCCTTGTTGGTTATAAATGAAGATACTAAAATTATTCCAGGCCACGGAAATATGGGAACTCCCAAAGACATTTCTAAAACGCTAGATATGATTAACACTATCTATAAAAGAGTATATAAGAATTACGTCAACAAAAAATCGGAAGCGGAAGTTTCTAAAATGACTGATTTAACAAAAGAATTTGACGAATTAGGTTATGGTTCTGGTTTTATAAACACAGAAGCTTTCCTAAAAATGATTTATGGCGAAGTTGCCAAAGAGCGCGGAGACATTGAAGCCAACGCAGAGAAAAATGCAAAAGCGCGTGAAAAGGTTGAAAAAATGATGAAGGAGCAAGAGAAAAAAGGAAAAAATTAA